From the genome of Novosphingobium sp. P6W:
ACCTTGCTGTTTGCGCGGCTACGGCATTTCGATGCCGATCGCAGGCGTCCCGGCTTGCCCGAAGACGTGGCAGTGCTGGTGGAGAAGCTGGACGCGAACACGACGACGCTGTCGCTGGTGAACCTCAACCCGGCTCTGGCGCGGCGGCTCGTGATCCGGGGCGGTGGGTACGGCGAGCACCGGATCGAGGCGGTGCGGCTGGGAGATAGGCGCATTCCTGTCGGCAGCCGTGATCTGGCCTTGCGAATCGAACCGGGGTCAGGCGCGCGCATTACCCTGGAAATGAACCGCCATAGCCAGCAGCCGACTTTGGCGTGGCCCGACTTGATGGCTTGAAACGTTATCCTCCCAGATAACGGGAGGACATCACGCCGCCGATACCGCTTTCAGGCACAAGTCCCGGAACGCCGGTAAGGCGGGGTTCTCGCTCTCGCGCCGCCAGGCAAGGTGCAGTTCCACCGGCGTTTCCGGCTCGCTCACGAACGGGCGGAACACAACCCCTCGCGGATGCAGTCCCGCCGCCGCTTCAGGCACGATCCCCGGCGCCAGCGCTGCGCCCACAAGGCCGAGCAGCGAATGGATCTGAGTGACATACTGCACGTAGTTCGGCGCCGCTCCGGCCCGCTCGAACAGGCTGCTGAGCAACCGGTGAAAGTATCCGGCGCCGCGCTGGGCATACATGACAAGGTCGATACCGTCGAAGTCTGCCGGGCCGAAACTTTCCTGCCCTGCCAGCGGATGATCTTCGGGCAGGGCGACAAGCAGGTTTTCCAGCAGCAGCGGTGCGGAATCGAACTGCACCCGGTCTATCGGCGGACGTACCAGCGCAAGATCGATCAGCCCGGTATGCAGCGCTTCGAACTGATCGCCAGAGACCAGTTCATGCAATTGCAGTTCCAGCCCCGGCAGCTCCACCGCCGCGCGCTTGACGATGCGCGGCAGCAGGACATAGCCCGAGACCGCCGTGAAGCCGATCGAGATGCGCCCCGTCTCGCCTTTCCACACCCGCCGCGCCGCCAGCGCCGCGCTTTCGGACAGGCGGACGATGCGCCGCGCTTCGTGGAGGAATGTCTCACCGGCCAGCGTCAGCGTGACCCGGCGGCTGGTGCGGTTGAACAGTTCAACCCCCAGGATACGTTCCAGCACCTGGATCTGCCGGCTGAGCGGCGACTGGGTCATGTGCAGACGCTCTGCCGCGCGGCCGAAGTGGAGTTCTTCGGCCAGGACGACGAAGCAGCGCAAGTGTGTCAGTTCGAACATGATCGATGCGTACATGCTGCCCGCTCTCAGTGAAAGACGCTAGGTTATCCCGCCTGACGCATTCCATCGATGCCGGGTGGACATGAATTGATCCATTCTAAGCGGTGGGTGCAAGGGCGCGGGACGGCTAGCAAAGTGCCACAGGATCAATTGGAGCATTAGCGATGTCGCCTCAGGAACTGGCTGCCCGGATCGGCGCAGGCCTTCTCTCGTTCCCGGTCACCCATTTCGACCGGGACATGGCCTTCGATGAAGGAGCCTACCGCGAGCATCTCGCATGGCTGTCCGACTATGATGTCGTGGGCCTGTTCGCCGCCGGCGGCACCGGCGAATTCTTCTCGCTGACACCGGCGGAAGTGCCGGTGGTGGTCAAGGCTGCGGTCGAGGAAGCGGTCGGCAAGGTGCCCGTGCTTTCGGGATGCGGCTATGGCACCGCAATCGCTACAGGGATCGCCCGCGACGTAGAGCAGGCCGGCGCCAATGGCATCCTGCTGCTGCCGCCGTACCTCGTCAATTCGACGCAGGAAGGGCTGGCCGCGCATATCGAGGCGGTCTGCAAGGCGACCTCGCTGGGCGTGATCGTCTACAACCGCGACAATGCGATCATCAACGAAGATACGCTGGCCGCGCTTTGCGAACGCAATGCCAATCTTATCGGCTACAAAGACGGCATCGGCGATGTCGAACTGATGATGCGCATCTATGCCAAGATGGGTGACAGGCTGACCTACATCGGCGGCCTGCCCACCGCCGAAACGTTCGCCCCGGCCTATCTGGAGATGGGCGTGACGACTTATTCCTCAGCGATCTTCAACTTCATGCCGGAATGGGCGCTGGGCTTTTACAAGGCCGTGCGCGCGCGCGACAAGGCTGCGGTTATGGCCCAGCTGAGCGATTTCGTGCTGCCCTACATTGCCATTCGCAACCGCAATGCGGGCTATGCCGTCTCGATCGTCAAGGCGGGCATGAATGTGATCGGCCGCCCTGCCGGTCCGGTGCGCCTGCCGCTGACGGACCTGACCGATGCAGAGCAGCAGGACCTGCGCGTCCTTGTAGAAAAGGCCAATGCTTCGCTGCGGGCGCCTGCCTGATCTACCTTGCGCGCGGGCTGCTCCAACAGCCCGCGGCGCGGGTTTGCCTTGCCAGCCGCGCATCTCTGGCAAGGCAAACCCGCCAGGGCTTTTCCGTGTCCTGATCATCGATCAGCGGCCTCAACAGTGATCGCCACTGCTGCAACAGCAGCTCGCCGCTATCCGTACACTCGAGCACCCTGATCGGACGACGTTTGCCGGTCAGGTTGCCGGAGCGTCCTGCCATGTGCCGCCCAGTGCACGGAACAGGTCGACCTGGGCAAAAGCCACGTCGCGGGTTGCGGCGGCGGAGTCCGCTTCGGCTTGCGCCAGGGTGCGCTGGGCGTCCAGCACGGCGAGTGCGTCGATTTCGCCCCGGCTCTGGCGGGCCAAGCCTACGTTCGCGGCGCGGCTGGCGGCATCGCGTGATGCGGAGAGGCGCTCCTTGCGCAGCAGCGCGTTGCGGTAGGCCGAAAGCGCGGTTTCCGTTTCCCCCAGCGCACGCAGAACGGCGCCGTCGAAAGTGGCGAGGTCCGCCTTGGCGTCTGCCCTGGCGCCGCCGATACGCGCGCGGATCGCTTCCTGGTTGGGGAAGGCCCACGATATCATCGGCCCCAGCAGCCAGCGCAGCGGGCCGCCACCGAACACTTCGGTGGCGCCCACGGCCGTGGTGCCTACCGAGCCGCCCAGCGTGATGCGCGGATAGAGGTCTGCCGTGGCTACGCCGATACGCGCGGTATCGGCGGCGAGGCGGCGCTCGGCGGCCTTCACGTCGGGACGGCGTGACAGCAGCGTGGCGCCGTCGCCCACCGGGATGGGCTGGCCGACATTGGGTGTGGTGGTGCGGGCGATCACCGCATCGGGCAGGTCCTGCGGGGTTCGGCCGGTGAGCACCGCGATGCGGAACAGGGCTGCGTCCCGGCGTGCCTCCAGCGCGGGGATCGCGGCGGCCTGAGCCTCGCGCAGTTGGATGGTGCGGATCACGTCGAGCTTCTGGTTGAGTCCGCGCTCGAAACGGGCATTGGTGATCCGCTCCGATCGGGCGAGCAGGTCCACCGTGCGTTCGGCGACGTCGATCTGTTCGCCTGCGCTGGTGGCGTCGACATAGGCGCGCACTGTATCCGCCACCACGGTCACCCGAACGGCGTCGGCATCCTCCTGCGCAGCGCCGAGATCGGCGCGCGAGGCTTCGATCCCGCGCTTTACGCGGCCGAACAGGTCCAGCTCGTAACCGACCGAGAGGCCGCCATCGACGCGGCGGCCTTCGCGGTCATAGCCGGGCAGGACCTGGCTTTCCGAGGCGCGGCCATAGGTGCCGGTGGCGTCGATGGTGGTGCTGGGCAGTGCGTCCGATCGCGATCCGCGCAGGGAAGCACGGGCGCGCTCTATCCGGGCCAGCGCGATGCGCAGATCGGTGTTGGCGCGTAGCGCGTCGGTGACGAGGCCGTCGAGCACGGTGTCGTTGTAGAGGTGCCACCACTGCGCCACGGGTGCGCCGGCGGTCACTTCGGCGGACTGCATGCCCACGAAAGGCGCCTCGGCGGACGGGGGCGGGGTAGGCGCGACATGGTCGGGGCCCACCGCGCAGGCGGAAAGGGCGGTTGCGGCCAGCAAGGCCGCGATGGTCTTCGTCATCATCGAAGATATCCTGTCATTCGCCGCGACTGGCGGCGGTGTGAATTTTGCGGTCCTTGGCAAGTCCAGGGTCGGCAGGTTCGATCCCGCCTACCCTGGACTGCCAGGATCATTCCGCCGGCTGCAGCGCGTGGCTGGCGTGATGGTTCGGGCCGCGGCGGCCGCCGAGCCTTTCGGCAAGATTGCGGCACACGACGTAGAAGGTCGGCGTGAACAGCAGGCCGAACCCGGTGACGCCCGCCATGCCGAAGAACACCGCTGTGCCCAGCGCCTGGCGAAGCTCGGAACCGGCGCCTTCCGCGATAACCAGAGGCACGGCGCCCAGGATGAACGCGAAGCTGGTCATCAGGATCGGGCGCAGACGGGTCCGGGCGGCGTAGATGGCGGCCTCCACCGGAGACATGCCGCGTTCGTCTTCGGCCTGCTTGGCGAATTCGACCACGAGGATCGCGTTCTTCGCCGACAGCGCGATCAGCACAACAAGGCCGATCTGGGTGAGGATATTGTTGTCCATGCCCCTGAAGTTGACGCCCAGCATCGCTGCGAGAAGACACATCGGCACGATCAGGATGATCGCCAGTGGCAAGGTCAGGCTTTCGTACTGCGCGGCAAGGACGAGGAACACGAACAGGACCGCCATGCCGAAGACGACGCCTGCCGTATTGCCGGCGGTGGACTGCTGGTAGGCGATGCCTGTCCATTCGTGGCCGTAGCCTGCCGGCAGGGTGTCGTCGGCAAGCTTTTCCATCGTCGAAAGCGCTTGTCCGGTCGAGTATCCGGGGGCGACGTTGCCGTCGACCTCGATGGCCGGGTGCAGGTTGTAGCGCACGACGCGGTAAGGGCCGGTCTTGTCCTCGAAATTGGCTACCGAACCGATGGGAACCATCGCGCCGGAATTCGACCGGGTCTTGAGGTTGGCGATATCGGCGACCGAGCCGCGATGGGCCTGGTCGGCCTGAGCGGTGACGCGGTAGGTGCGGCCGAGCAGGTTGAAGTCGTTCACGAACGCCGAGCCGAGGTAGACCTGAAGCGCCTCGAACACACGTTCGGGAGGAACGCCCAGCAGATCGGCCTTGCGGCGGTCGACGTCGGCGAAGACGCGCGGGGTGTTCTGATCGAACAGGGTGTAGATCTGATGCAGGCCCTTGCTCTGGTTGGCCTTGGCGATCAGCGGACCGGTGGCCTTGGCAAGGTCGCCGTAGCCGCGTCCTTCATTGTCCTCGACGATCATGCGGTAGCCGCCGGCGGGGACGATGCCGTTGATGGTCGGCGGCGGGATCAACAGGACCTGCGCCTTGTCGTAGCCCTTCATCGCCTCCTGCGCCTGCTTCATGATCTGGTCGTAGGTAACGCCCAGTTCCTTGCGTTCCTCGAAGGACTTGAACGGGAAGTAAATCGCGGCGGCATCGGGAGCGGCGGTGCGCGAAGGCCCGTGGAAGCCGGCGAACATCACCGCGCCGCGAATGCCCTTGATGGGCAGCAGCCGCTTGGCGATGTCCTGCGTCACCTGGTCCGTGCGCTCCAGCGAGGAACCGGAGGGCAGAAACGCGGCGGCAAGGAAGTAGCCCTGGTCCTGCTGCGGAACGAAGCCAGTCGGCGTCGCCCAGAACAGGCCCACGGTAGCGGCGATGAGGGCGCCGTAGACGGCCATCATGCGCGCGGGCAGAACCACGAGACGGGCGGTGAGGCGGGCATAGCTGTCGCTCATCCGCTCGAAGCCGTGGTTGAAGCGGTCGCCCGCCGATTGCAGGACACGGCGCCAGCGCGGCGCATCCTCGCCAAGGC
Proteins encoded in this window:
- the kdgD gene encoding 5-dehydro-4-deoxyglucarate dehydratase; protein product: MSPQELAARIGAGLLSFPVTHFDRDMAFDEGAYREHLAWLSDYDVVGLFAAGGTGEFFSLTPAEVPVVVKAAVEEAVGKVPVLSGCGYGTAIATGIARDVEQAGANGILLLPPYLVNSTQEGLAAHIEAVCKATSLGVIVYNRDNAIINEDTLAALCERNANLIGYKDGIGDVELMMRIYAKMGDRLTYIGGLPTAETFAPAYLEMGVTTYSSAIFNFMPEWALGFYKAVRARDKAAVMAQLSDFVLPYIAIRNRNAGYAVSIVKAGMNVIGRPAGPVRLPLTDLTDAEQQDLRVLVEKANASLRAPA
- a CDS encoding LysR family transcriptional regulator, with the translated sequence MYASIMFELTHLRCFVVLAEELHFGRAAERLHMTQSPLSRQIQVLERILGVELFNRTSRRVTLTLAGETFLHEARRIVRLSESAALAARRVWKGETGRISIGFTAVSGYVLLPRIVKRAAVELPGLELQLHELVSGDQFEALHTGLIDLALVRPPIDRVQFDSAPLLLENLLVALPEDHPLAGQESFGPADFDGIDLVMYAQRGAGYFHRLLSSLFERAGAAPNYVQYVTQIHSLLGLVGAALAPGIVPEAAAGLHPRGVVFRPFVSEPETPVELHLAWRRESENPALPAFRDLCLKAVSAA
- a CDS encoding efflux transporter outer membrane subunit, encoding MMTKTIAALLAATALSACAVGPDHVAPTPPPSAEAPFVGMQSAEVTAGAPVAQWWHLYNDTVLDGLVTDALRANTDLRIALARIERARASLRGSRSDALPSTTIDATGTYGRASESQVLPGYDREGRRVDGGLSVGYELDLFGRVKRGIEASRADLGAAQEDADAVRVTVVADTVRAYVDATSAGEQIDVAERTVDLLARSERITNARFERGLNQKLDVIRTIQLREAQAAAIPALEARRDAALFRIAVLTGRTPQDLPDAVIARTTTPNVGQPIPVGDGATLLSRRPDVKAAERRLAADTARIGVATADLYPRITLGGSVGTTAVGATEVFGGGPLRWLLGPMISWAFPNQEAIRARIGGARADAKADLATFDGAVLRALGETETALSAYRNALLRKERLSASRDAASRAANVGLARQSRGEIDALAVLDAQRTLAQAEADSAAATRDVAFAQVDLFRALGGTWQDAPAT
- a CDS encoding efflux RND transporter permease subunit: MRLSRFFIDRPIFAGVIAVIITVIGALAFVGLPVSQYPDIVPPTVTVTAQYPGASAETVADTVAAPIEQEINGVDDMLYVDSQSTGDGKVTITVTFKIGTDLDAAQVLVQNRVAVATPRLPEEVQRLGVITRKSSPDFLMVVNLQSPDGTYDRDYLSNYALTQVKDRLARVEGVGDVQLFGARDYGMRIWIDPGRAAEMDLTAGEIVAALRAQNVQVSAGSIGAPPFDKGNAYQVGVELQGRLADPKQFADIVVRTDPGGHQVRVRDVARVELGAQDYNTNTYLSGKPTIVMAVLQRPGSNALESAQAVRAEMDTLAAKFPKGLEYSVIYNPTEFIGQSIDAVYHTLFEAVILVVLVILVFLQNWRAAIIPIIAIPVSLVGTAVMLAAVGYSLNNLSLFGLVLAIGIVVDDAIVVVENVERYIEEGLTPLEASRRSMDEVSGALVAIVLVLCAVFVPTLFIDGISGQFYKQFAVTISTATVLSLIISLTLSPALAAILLRHKERLGEDAPRWRRVLQSAGDRFNHGFERMSDSYARLTARLVVLPARMMAVYGALIAATVGLFWATPTGFVPQQDQGYFLAAAFLPSGSSLERTDQVTQDIAKRLLPIKGIRGAVMFAGFHGPSRTAAPDAAAIYFPFKSFEERKELGVTYDQIMKQAQEAMKGYDKAQVLLIPPPTINGIVPAGGYRMIVEDNEGRGYGDLAKATGPLIAKANQSKGLHQIYTLFDQNTPRVFADVDRRKADLLGVPPERVFEALQVYLGSAFVNDFNLLGRTYRVTAQADQAHRGSVADIANLKTRSNSGAMVPIGSVANFEDKTGPYRVVRYNLHPAIEVDGNVAPGYSTGQALSTMEKLADDTLPAGYGHEWTGIAYQQSTAGNTAGVVFGMAVLFVFLVLAAQYESLTLPLAIILIVPMCLLAAMLGVNFRGMDNNILTQIGLVVLIALSAKNAILVVEFAKQAEDERGMSPVEAAIYAARTRLRPILMTSFAFILGAVPLVIAEGAGSELRQALGTAVFFGMAGVTGFGLLFTPTFYVVCRNLAERLGGRRGPNHHASHALQPAE